GCATCGACCGGCCTGTACCGGCTGGCGCCCGAACGGACCTGGCTGGTCGGCAGCATGTCCGGCCTGCTGGGCGACGGGCTGCGCTTCGGCTATCTGGTCGCGCCCGACCCGAACCGGCGGGTCCTGGAAAGCCTGGCCATGTCGTGGGGGCTGGCTTGCGCGCCGCTGCTCATCGAGCTGGCGCGGCATTGGCTGGAGGACGGCACCGTCGTCGCGATCCAGGCGCGGCAGGCGGAGCATGCGCGCGCATTGTGGCAGGCCGTCGCCCGCACGGAGCTGAAGGCGTTGGGGTCGCCGTCGACGGCGGGCTGGGGCTTGTGGCTGCCGGCCGGCCGGGGGCGGCGCGCGGAGGATCTGGTGTCGCGCCTGCGACGGGCGGGCGTGGACGCCATCGGCAGCGAGCCGTTCAGCGTCGCGGCCGCTCATCCCAACGCCTTGCTGGTCCGGCTGCGGCTGCTGGCCGGGGAAGACGTCGCGCCACTGGCGCGGACGATCCTGGATGCCTGGGCCTGAATTCAGCGGACAGGCAGGTACACGCCCGGGCCGGGTCGCCAGACAGGCGTGGCGGCCGGGCCGCGCGCAGGAAGAATCAGTCCCAGCACACCGTATAGACCTGGAACCCCTCCCCCGCTTCCGGCCCGGCGGCATGCTTGCCGTAGGGCCAACCGGTGATGAGGCCGTCGGCCTCCAGGCCTTCCAGCCACCGCTCGGCGTCCGCCTGCGTCGCGGACGAGATCACGTGGATGTTCTCGGCGGTGGGCCAGTCATCGCATTCCAGCGCCATGCCCCAATCCTGGTGCAGGCCCACGTAGACGCCTTGCACGTCGGGGCGCCGGGCGATGGCCTGGAAATGGGCGTGGATCTCGCGCAGGGTCGGACGGCCGTAGCCCCATTGGTTGGGCGCGATGGAGTCCTCCTGTGCGTTGCCGTCGAAATACTCGTCCAGCGTGACGACCGGCAAATGGTCTTCGTCCAGCGCGTCCAGCGCTTCGAGTTTGTCCAGCAGGGTCTTGCGCGCGTCCATCCGTGCTCCTGTACGCGTTAGAGAAACTCGGCGCGTGCGGTCAAGCCGGGCGCGCCGATGGCCGCCCGGTTCAGCGCAGCACGTAGCCGCCGTCGACGAAGAACGTCGTGCCGGTCGTGTAGCGGTTCGAGAGCAGCATCCAGGCGGCGTTGGCCACGTCGTCCACCTGGCCCACGGCCTGCAGCAGCGTGCTGGCGCGGTACTGGGCGAAGGCGGCCTCGCGCAGCTCGGCGGGGCGCGCCTGCCACAGGTCGCTGTCTATGGTGCCGGGCGCGATCGCGTTGACGCGGCGCGGCGCCAGCTCGGTGGCCAGCCCCCTGGCCAGTCCCTCGATGGCGGCGTTGGCGGCGGCGTAGGCGGCGCCGCCCTTGACGGGACGCGCGCTGGCCGCGCCCGACATCAGCAGCACCGAGGCGTCCTGCGCCAGTTTGGGCAGGGCCGCGTGCACGGCCCAGTATTGCGGCCAGAACTTGCCCTCGAACGGGCTGCGCGCCTGTTCCTCCGTCGCCTGGGCGAAGGGGGTGACGGTGTAGTTGGTGCCGGGCGTGAACAGCATGTCGACCACGGGCAGGTCGTCGAAGAAGGCCGTCAGCGACGTGCTGGAGAACGCGTCGACCTGCCTGGCGATGGCATTCTGCGGCAGGGTCTTCAGGGCCTCGTCCAGGCGCCGGCGGTCGCGGCCGCCGATGATGACCCGGGCGCCCTGCGCGGCGGCCACTTGCGCGGTGCGCAGGCCGATGCCCGAGCTGCCGCCGATGACGACGAGTGTCTTGCTGTCCGACATCATGATTTCCATGGAAGTTGAAAGCGATGAGAGAAACGCGGCGAGGCGGCAAGGGCCGCTTGCGTGGTCCTTGCCGCCTCGTGCCTGTCTGCATTCGGATGACGGGGCCATTGTGCCATGGCCGCGCGCGGGCTTCGTCCACGGCGGCCCTGCCCCGTCGCCTCAGCGATGGATGCGCACCAGGCTGAGACAGCAGGACGCCATCGCGATCGCGCCGGCGATCCACAGCGCGGTCTGCATCTGTCCGACCTTGCCGCTGGCGAACAGCTGGCTGGCCACGCCGGACAGCACCACGGCCACCACCGCCGCGCCCAGCGACTGGCCCAGGGTGCGGGCCGTGGCCAGCACGCCCGAGGCGGCGCCGCTGCGCGCGCGCGCCACGTTGCTGAGCATCTCCTTGTTGTTGGGCGCCTGGAAAAAGCCGAAGCCCAGTCCGCACAGGCCCAGGCGCCACAGGATGTCGGTGACGTCGTGCGCATGGTCCATGGACGCGATCAGGAACAGCCCCAGCGCGAAGATGCCGACGCCGATGGTAGACAGCAGGGTCGCGTTGATCTTGTCGGACAGCCGCCCCGACAGCGGCGCGGCCACGGTGACCACCACCGGCCAGGGCGTGAACAGCAGGGCCGACTGGATGGCGCTGTATCCATAGACGGACTGGAACAGGAACGGCAAGGCCACGAAGGAAATGCCCTGCGCCGAGAACGCGGCCAGCGAGGCCGCGGCGGCGAAGGAAAAGCGCTTGGACGCGAAGATATCCAGCGGCAGCAAGGGCGCGTCCAGGCGGCGCTGCCGGCGCAGGAACACGGTGGCCAGCACGGCGCCGCAGGCCAGCAAGGTCCAGACGATGCCATTGTCCCAGCGTCCGGCCTGGTCGATGGCGATCACCACGAATCCGATGGCCAGCACGGAGTAGCCGATGCTGGACAGGTCGAGCCGCGCGCCGCTGCCCTCGTCCGCCGGCAGGTTGCGCAGGCCCAGGTACAGCGCCGCGACGCCGAACGGCACGTTGATCAGGAACAACCAGGGCCAACCCAGCGTCGATACGATGATGCCGCCCAGCGTGGGCCCGGCGACCGTGCCCAGCGCCACGATCAGCGCGTTGATGCCCAGGATCGAGCCCAGCAGTTCGGGCGGATAGATCTTGCGGTACATGCCGATGCCGATGCTGACCATGGCGGCATAGCTGAAGCCCTGCAGGCTGCGGAACGCGACCAGGGTCCAGAGGTCGTTGGCCACGGCGCAGCCGATCGAAGTCAGGGTGAAGATGGCCAGCCCGATGCAATACACCCGGCGGTAGCTGAAGACCGCCCCGACCGCCGCGAAGGTGATCATGGTGGCCGCGCTGGCCACGTGATAGGCGTTCACCACCCAGATGATGGCCGCCGGCGTGGCGTCCAGTTCCTTGGCGATGGTGGGCAGGGCCACATTGACTATCGACGTGTCCAGGGCCCCCATGAAGATGCCGATCAAAATCGCCATTGCGGCAAAGTATCTTGCCGGAATCGGGATGCCCGATGGCTCCGCGTTGATAGCCAATGTGTCCGACATGCCTGCTCTCCTGTTCAGATAAGGGTTGGGTTCTAGGATGCGTAGCGCTGGTCGCTGATGCGGATCCGGATCAGGTGGCGCGCGTGATCGCTGAATTCCGTCCTGCCGTGCAAGCCTTCATGGTTGTTGGTGAGCAGGATGTCGTCCGCGTCCAGCCGGCAGGTGGTGGTGAATTCCTGGTTGCCGATGACGTTCTCCAGGATGTAAAGCGCCAGCCGGTTCTCGGCGGTGTCGTACTCGGGATGCGCCTTCAGGCCGGCTTCGAGCGTGTCCTTGCGGTAGCGGATCAGCGGCTTGTCGGCAAAGATGGGCGCGAAGGTGGCTTCGGCCACGTCCTGCCGGCGTTCCTTGGTGTACGAGGTGGGGATGCGGAAAGGCAGCTTGGTCCTGGACAGGTGTCGGAATGCCCAATCGCCCTGGCTGCCGCTCTTGAGCGAATTCACGATGTGATGCCCGTCACGGATCAACGAGACCCCGCCGTCCTCGGCGGGCCGCACCACGTAGAGCAGCGTGTACCTTTCGGGATTCGGAAAGTACTGGGTGTCGGTATGCAGCTTGGCCTCGTCGGCGTTTTCCGAGAAGGTGGAGACCTGGCCGGCGGGCAGGTCCCGCTTCTTGATATCCCAGATGATCTGGCGATTGACCCTGTCGGTCGGCGTGGGCCAGCCCAGCGCCAGGCACAGCAGGAACAGGATGCGGCGCTGCTGGTCCAGGTCCAGGCCGGCCAGGCCGCTTTTTTTCAGGATCAGCGCCGAATAGCGTGTTTCAAGCAGGTCCTTGATCGTTTCCGAGGCGCTGGCGATGCCGGGGAATGTGCGCAGCACGTCCGCCCGGAGGTGGGAAAGATCGATCTCGTCCGACAGTTTTTCCGGCGTGTGCGCGACGTCGCCGTAATGGGTGGCCAGAACATCCCGCGTGGATTTCTCGGCGTTCGTCAGCCAACCCGCATTGAACTCAAACTCACCAATTCGATACCCCGCGTCTTTGACAAAAGCAAGCATGGTTAATCCCTCGAAAGTGCTGGTTGAGTGCCCATCCCGCAGGATGAGTAAAGGTCTCCTCCAAGCCGGACGCTCGCGGCGCCCTTGTCGGATTTCACGCAACATCAATAACGCTTTCGTGCGAATGCAACTGCCCGGGTCATCCAATCATGGTGTGGACGGGTGCTTCTCCTTTGATTTGGGGGGAATCAACGCAATGCGCCGGTCCGAAGTGAATCCTGTGCGGCGGGCTCATCCCTGATGCGGGTCGCGTCGGTACGCTGGGGCGTCATGTGATCCATGTCAAGCGTGCCGGCCTGCAATGATTCTAGATTGAATGCTGCGATGCAGTAAACATATTTACGATATTTTCCGGAAAAGAAAATTTCATAAATATCAATCACTTGAGTTAATCAAATGGTGTTTTGGTAA
The Achromobacter sp. AONIH1 DNA segment above includes these coding regions:
- a CDS encoding SDR family oxidoreductase — translated: MMSDSKTLVVIGGSSGIGLRTAQVAAAQGARVIIGGRDRRRLDEALKTLPQNAIARQVDAFSSTSLTAFFDDLPVVDMLFTPGTNYTVTPFAQATEEQARSPFEGKFWPQYWAVHAALPKLAQDASVLLMSGAASARPVKGGAAYAAANAAIEGLARGLATELAPRRVNAIAPGTIDSDLWQARPAELREAAFAQYRASTLLQAVGQVDDVANAAWMLLSNRYTTGTTFFVDGGYVLR
- a CDS encoding MFS transporter; protein product: MAILIGIFMGALDTSIVNVALPTIAKELDATPAAIIWVVNAYHVASAATMITFAAVGAVFSYRRVYCIGLAIFTLTSIGCAVANDLWTLVAFRSLQGFSYAAMVSIGIGMYRKIYPPELLGSILGINALIVALGTVAGPTLGGIIVSTLGWPWLFLINVPFGVAALYLGLRNLPADEGSGARLDLSSIGYSVLAIGFVVIAIDQAGRWDNGIVWTLLACGAVLATVFLRRQRRLDAPLLPLDIFASKRFSFAAAASLAAFSAQGISFVALPFLFQSVYGYSAIQSALLFTPWPVVVTVAAPLSGRLSDKINATLLSTIGVGIFALGLFLIASMDHAHDVTDILWRLGLCGLGFGFFQAPNNKEMLSNVARARSGAASGVLATARTLGQSLGAAVVAVVLSGVASQLFASGKVGQMQTALWIAGAIAMASCCLSLVRIHR
- a CDS encoding TauD/TfdA family dioxygenase, coding for MLAFVKDAGYRIGEFEFNAGWLTNAEKSTRDVLATHYGDVAHTPEKLSDEIDLSHLRADVLRTFPGIASASETIKDLLETRYSALILKKSGLAGLDLDQQRRILFLLCLALGWPTPTDRVNRQIIWDIKKRDLPAGQVSTFSENADEAKLHTDTQYFPNPERYTLLYVVRPAEDGGVSLIRDGHHIVNSLKSGSQGDWAFRHLSRTKLPFRIPTSYTKERRQDVAEATFAPIFADKPLIRYRKDTLEAGLKAHPEYDTAENRLALYILENVIGNQEFTTTCRLDADDILLTNNHEGLHGRTEFSDHARHLIRIRISDQRYAS